CCCGGGTTTGGCAGGGGAGGTCCCCCAGTTACACCAATGATTGGCAAGTGACAGTCGATCTCCAGTTGAACGAGTTTGCTCTGTTCGAAGGCGAAGGGGCTTCGGTATCCGTCCAGGCCGGCGACGCCAATCAGACAGATAACCTCGCGACACTTTCCCTCCAGTATTTCAAGGTGGACGACAGTACCACCTTCCGCCAGTTGCAGGCCGATGTCTTCGCGGCCGGGGAGACGACGGTCAGCCAAGGTGAGCCATTTGTTGGGCGATCCGCCTCGCTTCGACTGAGTTATGACGCGCATTCTCGCATGCTCACCATGGGGCTGGTGGGGGCCGGCAATGTGTTCCGAGCCGTTGCCTCCTGGGATACGGCCTTTTGGAATATGAATTCGGAGTCTTCCTTCCGACTGAGCATTGGTGGAGTGGCCTTCGGCGCCTCCGTGGGTTCGGGACAGATAACTGCTGACAACTTTTCGATTACGGAGGGCGGACCACGCGCCATCGCTACCCTCGCTGGCGAGGATAACTTCAATGATCAGAATCGCAGTCTCGCGCTGTGGGGGCCGCTCGATGCGACTTTGGGTGCGGGCCGACTTGAGGAAGTGGGAGGGGCTACCCGTTTCTCCACGTTGGGAGAATCCGGTGGTCAGCATGACCGTGCAGTCCGTTACTGGTTTCCCGGTGCTGGGAATTATTCCAAGTCCTGGTCTGCACAGGTGGACGTTACGTTGCCCAATCTGCCGCTGGGCGAGGGGAACGAGGTGGAACTGGGTTTGATGATCCTCAACCTGGCGGATCCAGGCGATCGAGCCACCGTGTCGCTCGATTTGACCGATGACTTCGGGGCGCTCTCTCGTCGGTTTAAATCCGACCTCCGCCGCGATGGGGTCACTCCCGACGATCAGCTTCAGTTCACGACCACAACCTCTATCTCAGCCGCTTTACGGGCACGCTGGGATGCGGCCTCCAAACGGCTGATCCTCGAGATCGACAGCAATGGTGCGGTGGGAGGGTATCAATGGACGAATCTGAGAACTCTGGACCTCGGTGCCGGAGACTCCAACTGGGAACTTTCGGCCGCGTCACGATTTCAGATCGGGATCTTTGGGGAGTCCTATGTGGGAACCATGGTTCCTACCTCGGCCGGGCTCATTCTGGATAATTTCATCGTCTCCTCCGAGGGTGGGGTGGTGACACCCGTCAAGCTGGCTCCGGTGAAGAAGGTGGGTTCCCAATTGCAGCTCTCCTGGACGGGTGGGCAAGGGCCATTCCAGGTCCAGCGGCGGAATGCGATCAACGTCGGGGCTTGGACCAACGTTGGCGCCACGCAGCCGAATCGTGAAGCCTCGATGAGCATGGCGGGCGGGCTGGGATTCTTCCGCATCCTCGACTTGGGGCAGTAGTCCGGCTCGGCCGGATCAATCATGAGAATCGCCTTGATCCACGTCCGTTGTGCTCTGTCCCTTGTGTGTCGGGCTTTCAGCCCTTAGCCGATTGGTGTTAGCCCAAAACCTGGGCCGCTGGCCCAGGCTGGGATGGTGTTGGGCCTTTGGCCCGTCGAACTTCGGCGCGAACGAAGGGTCCGACGCCGGGCGGAACAGGAGACACTCCCTCCGGATACGGCGGTTTTTAGCTTCAGCGCCAACGGTGCGTTTTATCCCAGCCTGGGGTGACAACCCCAGGAAAACATTTACCCCGTCGGCAAGGGCTAAAAGCCCGGCCTATCCCTGCCCGCTGACCTTGCTTCTCATTGGATTATTTCCAACCAGCCGCCGGACGAAAGACGAGCGACCAGCGGTAGGGTGTTGGTCTGGGCGCACAGGTGGACATCTGGCGCAAGGGTGGGGATGGTGAGCAGACGCCGACCGTTCTGCGCCTCACCCAACGCCTCCGGAAGCCGATGTTTCACTTCTCGAAACAGCCGTTGAGTCGTCTGGACGGAGTCCGAGAGCGCCTTGAAACCCGGCTGCGGATCCAGGAGTTCGCAAAGTGCCCCCACAGCCAGAAGATCCTCGTAGGCCGGATGGTCCCCGGTGCCGCTGGCAACGAGGAGCAGCTGCTTGGGTTGCTGCGTCCTTAGAAAGGCGGCGGTGGCTTCCAGGTTCGCGAATGCGCCTGCCAGAACCGCATAAGCCCCTTGGCACGCATTCAGCGCTCGCGTGCCATTGGTGGTGGTCGAAATGATGCGTTTGCCTTGAACTCGGTCGCGAAGGAACTCGCGCGGCGAATTGCCGAGATCGAAGTCGATGGAGCCGGTGAGCTCGCGTGTGATTCGCAGTCCATGGCGTTCGCCGGCCAGCAGCGCATCCGGGAACGCTGCTTTCGCTGCCAGCGCCGATGGAATGTCCAAGACGGGACGGATGCCTTGAGCTCCATTCGAGAGGGCGGTGACCATCACGGTTGTGGCGCGCAAGATATCGAAAACCACGCAGGTTGTCTGCGTTAAGTCGCGGGAGGCTAGATCGCTCAGTTCGAGTGGGCTGAGCAGGACGTCAGTTTGCATGGGAGAGACGAGGTGCCGGGTCGGAGAGTGGAACCGTCGCTCCTGCGTTCGTTCCTCGAGCGTCAGGATGGAGGGTTCGCATGTAGTGAAAGAGATACTGCTGAGCGTAGCCCGAGTGCGGGCCGAAGTGCGATCGGACAAAGCGTTCCATTCGGTCCGGGCGAACACGGCGGCCCTTGAAATAGAGCTTCTGAATCGCTTTCTGAATCCAGACGTCCACCGGGAACGCTTGGGGAAACCCATAGGCGAAGAGCAGCACGCAGTCGGCGATCTTTGGTCCGACGCCCCGCAGGCCGCATAACTCCGAGCGTGCTTGGTCCAGTGGAAGCCCTCCCAGCTCGGAGAGCCGAAGTGAGCCGTCACAGACAGCCCGCGCGGCGTAAAGCAGGCTGGGCGCTCGGAATCCCATTTTGCAGTCCCGCAGCTCGGCCTCCGATCGGGCGGCAATCGCCTGGGCGGATGGGAAGCAGTGGATCGGGCCGGCCCCGTCTAACCGAGGAATCGGTTCGCCATAACGCTGGCAAAGCGTGTGGCAAATCTGCCGGATTTGGACGATTTGCTTGGTGGAGGAGAGAATGAACGAGGCCAGACATTCCCAGGGATCCTGGCGGAGCAGTCGCAAGCCACGGCAGGCCTGAACGCTGGCCTGCATGGGAGCATCGGCTGGGAAGGTCTCCAGCACGGCCTCGAGCTTGAGGTCGCTCTGGAGATAGTGCTTCAGCCAATCCCACTGAGAAACAGCGGGCCAGGTGATGGCATGGATCTCCTGGTTCACCGCGCGGAGTCGCACCCACTGGTTTCCGATCGTGGATTCCCACCCGTTGGCACCTGAGGTCCAGCGGAAAGCCTGTCCGGAGGTGAGAGTGGCGGCTAGGTCGTAGTCGGCCGCCGGCAGCACGATCTCGGTCATAGCAGATTGCGACAGGCGAAGAGCTGGATCCAGCGGACGATGCGATCGCGGTGATAGACGGGTCGTACGCCCAGATCGGTTATCGATTCGAACTCTGCGACAACGTTCGCTGGGGGAGGCATAGGCCGCCCGGCCGGGGTGGTTGAGCCAGGGGTTAGGCCGGCCGGTTGCTGCTCGACCTCTTGAACGAAGATCGCATTCTGCCCACGACGATGTCCCTGGTAGCCTGGCCAGAAATAGAATTGATTCTCGGGGTAGACCGCCGTTTTACAGTAGACGAACAGCCCGGATTTAGCGGAGTCGCGGGCCTCGGGCAGCGAGAACGCGATCTGGCTGGCGATGCCGTAATGGTTGCCGATGATGAACACGGGACGCCCCTCTTGGGTGAGGTCCTGCCTGGCTTGCCCGACGATGGAGGCCAAATAGGCCCAGCCTTGCACCCGCTTAAGCGGGTCGATATTGACCGGGATCGGGCGTCCGGTGAGTTTGTGGATCCACCGGGTCTCATGCATCAGAAGGACTAGGGGCAGTCCCAATCCCAGGCAACCGATGAGCAGGCGTCGGGGCGTGCGTGAGCCTTCGGTCCAGCGCTCATGCCAGTAGAGCACGGTGAGGCAGAACAACGGGATGATCGAGGGGGCGATCCAGTTGGGGTAGACCCGTTTGTAACCGGTGAAAGCGAGGTAGCCGAGGAAGACGGGCGCTCCCATGAAAAAGAGGAATCGGGCCAGCTCCCGATGGGACTTCAATCGGTGGAATCCCAGCATCGCGGGGATCATGGCCCCGAAGAGAACCGGGTTGAGCAGGAACGCTTGAGCCCCAATGAACTCGCCGAAGAATTTGAGCGTGGGCTCCCAGGGGCTGGAACGGGAGG
The sequence above is drawn from the Verrucomicrobiales bacterium genome and encodes:
- a CDS encoding 2-phosphosulfolactate phosphatase — protein: MQTDVLLSPLELSDLASRDLTQTTCVVFDILRATTVMVTALSNGAQGIRPVLDIPSALAAKAAFPDALLAGERHGLRITRELTGSIDFDLGNSPREFLRDRVQGKRIISTTTNGTRALNACQGAYAVLAGAFANLEATAAFLRTQQPKQLLLVASGTGDHPAYEDLLAVGALCELLDPQPGFKALSDSVQTTQRLFREVKHRLPEALGEAQNGRRLLTIPTLAPDVHLCAQTNTLPLVARLSSGGWLEIIQ